Proteins found in one Papio anubis isolate 15944 chromosome 13, Panubis1.0, whole genome shotgun sequence genomic segment:
- the LOC103878482 gene encoding double homeobox protein 4-like protein 4 isoform X2 produces the protein MILIEAFQTDPYPGITVREELARKTQIPEPQIQVWFQNRRARIPKRSQRRPGVEAAWAQAPILGPGQCGVLAPDYSCQQGFPGVPSNVGSFSWESEVASGQTLLWVHAGVPGANVAPADLEMAISAPGQPYADVPCSLPSGSALLPGPTCHQPFPHLEADSAGQVRPGAPGLLSVHGACVLPEPGPRLPAAEQQPRWGWEPGEAPGCSGTWDEPFPSPPQQLWPHPAYRALSWRQPQPQPSQGPAER, from the exons ATGATTCTTATAGAGGCCTTCCAAACAGACCCCTATCCTGGAATTACTGTCAGAGAAGAACTGGCCAGAAAAACACAGATTCCCGAGCCACAAATCCAG GTTTGGTTTCAGAACCGGAGAGCTCGTATACCGAAGAGAAGCCAGAGGCGGCCCGGCGTGGAGGCAGCCTGGGCGCAGGCGCCGATCCTAGGCCCCGGTCAGTGCGGTGTGCTGGCCCCTGACTACTCCTGCCAGCAGGGCTTCCCAGGGGTCCCGAGCAACGTGGGCAGCTTCTCTTGGGAATCGGAGGTCGCTTCGGGCCAAACTCTCCTCTGGGTGCACGCTGGTGTCCCGGGCGCAAATGTGGCCCCCGCTGACCTGGAGATGGCAATCAGCGCGCCGGGCCAGCCTTACGCAGACGTCCCTTGCTCTCTGCCCTCGGGCTCAGCACTGCTTCCAGGTCCCACTTGCCACCAGCCCTTCCCGCACCTGGAAGCTGACAGTGCTGGGCAAGTTCGTCCCGGGGCACCCGGCTTGCTCTCCGTGCACGGGGCCTGCGTCCTGCCGGAGCCAGGGCCGCGCCTTCCCGCCGCAGAGCAGCAGCCGAGGTGGGGCTGGGAGCCAGGGGAGGCGCCTGGGTGCTCGGGGACCTGGGACGAACCCTTTCCGTCCCCGCCCCAGCAGCTCTGGCCCCACCCCGCGTACCGGGCTCTTTCCTGGaggcagccacagccacagccttcGCAGGGTCCCGCTGAGCGCTAG
- the LOC103878482 gene encoding double homeobox protein 4-like protein 4 isoform X1: MMFRLVLHYSEAILAVAEPERGRRRRRTKFDKYQYMILIEAFQTDPYPGITVREELARKTQIPEPQIQVWFQNRRARIPKRSQRRPGVEAAWAQAPILGPGQCGVLAPDYSCQQGFPGVPSNVGSFSWESEVASGQTLLWVHAGVPGANVAPADLEMAISAPGQPYADVPCSLPSGSALLPGPTCHQPFPHLEADSAGQVRPGAPGLLSVHGACVLPEPGPRLPAAEQQPRWGWEPGEAPGCSGTWDEPFPSPPQQLWPHPAYRALSWRQPQPQPSQGPAER, encoded by the exons atgatgttcaGATTGGTTCTACACTACTCTGAGGCCATCCTTG CTGTCGCAGAACCTGAGCGAGGCCGGAGGCGCAGGAGGACCAAGTTTGACAAATATCAATACATGATTCTTATAGAGGCCTTCCAAACAGACCCCTATCCTGGAATTACTGTCAGAGAAGAACTGGCCAGAAAAACACAGATTCCCGAGCCACAAATCCAG GTTTGGTTTCAGAACCGGAGAGCTCGTATACCGAAGAGAAGCCAGAGGCGGCCCGGCGTGGAGGCAGCCTGGGCGCAGGCGCCGATCCTAGGCCCCGGTCAGTGCGGTGTGCTGGCCCCTGACTACTCCTGCCAGCAGGGCTTCCCAGGGGTCCCGAGCAACGTGGGCAGCTTCTCTTGGGAATCGGAGGTCGCTTCGGGCCAAACTCTCCTCTGGGTGCACGCTGGTGTCCCGGGCGCAAATGTGGCCCCCGCTGACCTGGAGATGGCAATCAGCGCGCCGGGCCAGCCTTACGCAGACGTCCCTTGCTCTCTGCCCTCGGGCTCAGCACTGCTTCCAGGTCCCACTTGCCACCAGCCCTTCCCGCACCTGGAAGCTGACAGTGCTGGGCAAGTTCGTCCCGGGGCACCCGGCTTGCTCTCCGTGCACGGGGCCTGCGTCCTGCCGGAGCCAGGGCCGCGCCTTCCCGCCGCAGAGCAGCAGCCGAGGTGGGGCTGGGAGCCAGGGGAGGCGCCTGGGTGCTCGGGGACCTGGGACGAACCCTTTCCGTCCCCGCCCCAGCAGCTCTGGCCCCACCCCGCGTACCGGGCTCTTTCCTGGaggcagccacagccacagccttcGCAGGGTCCCGCTGAGCGCTAG
- the CDK20 gene encoding cyclin-dependent kinase 20 isoform X2, protein MDQYCILGRIGEGAHGIVFKAKHVETGEIVALKKVALRRLEDGIPNQALREIKALQEMEDNQYVVQLKAVFPHGAGFVLAFEFMLSDLAEVVRHAQRPLAQAQVKSYLQMLLKGVAFCHANNIVHRDLKPANLLISASGQLKIADFGLARVFSPDGSRLYTHQVATRSSLSCRTTTRSPLRSRRLCPWRRYCPTPLPRHWICWVSSSSTLLASASQLPRLSSISTSSQLPCLPIHLSCRFLNV, encoded by the exons ATGGACCAGTACTGCATCCTGGGCCGCATTGGGGAGGGCGCCCACGGCATCGTCTTCAAGGCCAAGCACGTGGAG ACTGGCGAGATAGTTGCCCTCAAGAAGGTGGCCCTAAGGCGGTTGGAGGACGGCATCCCTAACCAGGCCCTGCGGGAGATTAAGGCTCTGCAGGAGATGGAGGACAATCAGTAT GTGGTGCAGCTGAAGGCTGTGTTCCCACACGGTGCAGGCTTTGTGCTGGCCTTTGAGTTCATGCTGTCAGACCTGGCCGAGGTGGTGCGCCATGCCCAGAGGCCACTAGCCCAGGCACAGGTCAAGAGCTACCTGCAGATGCTGCTCAAGGGCGTCGCCTTCTGCCATGCCAACAACATTGTGCATCGG GACCTGAAACCTGCCAACCTGCTCATCAGCGCCTCAGGCCAGCTCAAGATAGCGGACTTTGGCCTGGCCCGAGTCTTTTCCCCAGACGGCAGCCGCCTCTACACACACCAGGTGGCCACCAG GAGCTCACTGAGCTGCCGGACTACAACAAGATCTCCTTTAAGGAGCAGGCGCCTGTGCCCCTGGAGGAGGTACTGCCCGACGCCTCTCCCCAggcattggatctgctgggtcagtTCCTCCTCTACCCTCCTCGCCAGCGCATCGCAGCTTCCAAG GCTCTCCTCCATCAGTACTTCTTCACAGCTCCCCTGCCTGCCCATCCATCTGAGCTGCCGATTCCTCAACGTCTAG
- the CDK20 gene encoding cyclin-dependent kinase 20 isoform X1, producing MDQYCILGRIGEGAHGIVFKAKHVETGEIVALKKVALRRLEDGIPNQALREIKALQEMEDNQYVVQLKAVFPHGAGFVLAFEFMLSDLAEVVRHAQRPLAQAQVKSYLQMLLKGVAFCHANNIVHRDLKPANLLISASGQLKIADFGLARVFSPDGSRLYTHQVATRWYRAPELLYGARQYDQGVDLWAVGCIMGELLNGSPLFPGENDIEQLCYVLRILGTPNPQVWPELTELPDYNKISFKEQAPVPLEEVLPDASPQALDLLGQFLLYPPRQRIAASKALLHQYFFTAPLPAHPSELPIPQRLGGPAPKAHPGPPHIHDFHVDRPLEESLLNPELIRPFIPEG from the exons ATGGACCAGTACTGCATCCTGGGCCGCATTGGGGAGGGCGCCCACGGCATCGTCTTCAAGGCCAAGCACGTGGAG ACTGGCGAGATAGTTGCCCTCAAGAAGGTGGCCCTAAGGCGGTTGGAGGACGGCATCCCTAACCAGGCCCTGCGGGAGATTAAGGCTCTGCAGGAGATGGAGGACAATCAGTAT GTGGTGCAGCTGAAGGCTGTGTTCCCACACGGTGCAGGCTTTGTGCTGGCCTTTGAGTTCATGCTGTCAGACCTGGCCGAGGTGGTGCGCCATGCCCAGAGGCCACTAGCCCAGGCACAGGTCAAGAGCTACCTGCAGATGCTGCTCAAGGGCGTCGCCTTCTGCCATGCCAACAACATTGTGCATCGG GACCTGAAACCTGCCAACCTGCTCATCAGCGCCTCAGGCCAGCTCAAGATAGCGGACTTTGGCCTGGCCCGAGTCTTTTCCCCAGACGGCAGCCGCCTCTACACACACCAGGTGGCCACCAG GTGGTACCGAGCCCCTGAGCTCCTGTATGGTGCCCGCCAGTATGACCAGGGCGTCGATCTGTG GGCCGTTGGCTGCATCATGGGGGAGCTGTTGAATGGGTCCCCCCTTTTCCCGGGCGAGAACGACATTGAACAGCTTTGCTATGTGCTTCGCATCTTGGGCACACCAAACCCTCAAGTCTGGCCG GAGCTCACTGAGCTGCCGGACTACAACAAGATCTCCTTTAAGGAGCAGGCGCCTGTGCCCCTGGAGGAGGTACTGCCCGACGCCTCTCCCCAggcattggatctgctgggtcagtTCCTCCTCTACCCTCCTCGCCAGCGCATCGCAGCTTCCAAG GCTCTCCTCCATCAGTACTTCTTCACAGCTCCCCTGCCTGCCCATCCATCTGAGCTGCCGATTCCTCAACGTCTAGGGGGACCTGCCCCCAAGGCCCATCCAGGGCCCCCCCACATCCATGACTTCCACGTGGACCGGCCTCTTGAGGAGTCGCTGTTGAACCCAGAGCTGATCCGGCCTTTCATCCCGGAGGGGTGA